Proteins encoded by one window of Cylindrospermum stagnale PCC 7417:
- a CDS encoding phage/plasmid primase, P4 family encodes MARTKKSGEASTSTAVKLKQSDSIVSDKYAETPQPQDIQPTKTVSQEQNKFASFQEFKTFVKTNFIEGSGIAPELFAECIEFHTDLEASAGNDAEYPIHELLNWKQPTIYGHQARETIYAAMFKNEDGSIWQGIISRWDEKSKKPYQYLAPTQNGDRVFLPPVPNSIRRKIGSRYGVEVPEEGSFWEWLKEATQVEISRAGGDGNFTAYTGSLVPLKVPRIVTEGGKKGLALLTQGYIPLSLYGCTCGGREGLIPDLRQFNQEGSIWLLAFDRDSKEETRRKVNAAKRKLEKVLAKDGFKNYIEDIVWSSEDGKGVDDLIVNKGFGAFDTAYSRALSRLEKQFSGAASGTADEPEKHKNAPPDQMAKKIAEDYRGKLAFNDETKQWMRYGDDLNRSLDDLPFGIWSPESNEYMEAIVYKILVGKEVEAFAFGADYVSSVLKLLRHELIERRWNEVSPREYLPFTNGVVEIATRKLLPHTPGYKLTWSLPREYSTDGGSWDNISNFLEHLSNGNADIKELLICYCNAVIKGRYDLQKFIHLIGLGGTGKGTFTRLVTELIGDQNVLVTNLPAWCMNQFEGANAFGKRLVIFPDEDPYRGSIGRFLSLTGEDKVRAEEKGKRAFNFDYQGMTLVVSNFPVFSGGSSSRAKRRTITVPCNKIVSEGQRKQLSKIFEPELAAFTNYLLSLADDHVTAVLKGEKEIPQCTLEFWENQMKGDSVAAWVNERVVYDPMALTPIGNDRNEGVNGADVYTLFGSYIRHCLASGDSPKSCKVFSPDLIELCHTILNWPVEKQRTKTGVFIKGLRLRVPVKDNEIPHYDYWLMSRVLDDVGSGVGLGVGLKALPCKEDVGYVGFAGGSLGEGVNKTELVINSVQNQQAADGEESDRASQTLGTDRGYKPGDRVFSTHPLQGGELVVQDYPYEGDFNFIRTVDHSLVYVGYLKKVVEVCEATQNFGPGDKVRIINQNCDCFGQEDEITAIYSMAKEAKLKVNGRLPFDFLDLVQRAPAPALENSLNITEEKPLPTPMEFSFPGIFGETKILVEFTGRPKKGGVTFNISFTFPSGKGATLKNTFIPTLGKEKSIEAIKAIALEKIEAWQSKAMLKKGRLYSVRQVGDEDCLDYIWALDCALVSVPNPPFSNQYIFSHDGKTIVASDLSEFRWQAPGES; translated from the coding sequence ATGGCAAGAACAAAAAAAAGCGGCGAAGCGTCAACTTCAACCGCAGTAAAATTAAAACAATCTGATTCAATTGTATCAGATAAATACGCCGAAACGCCACAGCCGCAAGACATCCAGCCTACGAAAACAGTAAGCCAGGAACAAAACAAGTTTGCTAGCTTCCAAGAATTCAAAACATTTGTTAAGACCAATTTCATAGAAGGCAGTGGCATTGCCCCCGAACTATTCGCCGAATGTATAGAATTCCATACAGATTTAGAAGCCAGTGCTGGCAACGACGCCGAATATCCCATACATGAGTTGCTCAACTGGAAACAACCAACCATATATGGACATCAAGCCCGCGAAACAATCTACGCGGCTATGTTCAAAAATGAAGATGGCAGTATATGGCAGGGCATAATTAGTCGGTGGGATGAAAAAAGCAAAAAGCCCTATCAATATCTGGCTCCAACCCAAAACGGCGATCGCGTTTTTCTTCCTCCAGTACCTAACAGTATTCGCAGAAAAATAGGCTCACGCTATGGGGTAGAGGTGCCCGAAGAGGGTAGTTTCTGGGAGTGGCTGAAGGAAGCTACTCAAGTAGAAATTTCTCGGGCCGGTGGAGATGGTAATTTTACCGCCTACACCGGTAGCCTTGTTCCGTTAAAGGTTCCACGGATTGTTACTGAGGGCGGTAAAAAGGGATTGGCTCTACTCACTCAAGGCTACATTCCGCTATCGCTCTACGGTTGTACGTGTGGGGGGAGGGAAGGATTAATTCCCGATTTGAGACAGTTTAATCAGGAAGGTTCAATTTGGTTGCTAGCGTTTGACCGTGACAGCAAAGAGGAAACTAGGCGAAAAGTTAACGCCGCCAAACGCAAATTAGAAAAAGTCTTAGCCAAGGACGGATTCAAGAACTACATAGAGGATATTGTTTGGTCATCAGAAGATGGCAAAGGAGTTGATGACCTCATAGTTAACAAAGGATTTGGAGCCTTTGACACAGCTTACAGCCGTGCGTTAAGCAGATTAGAAAAACAATTTTCAGGAGCTGCTAGTGGAACGGCTGACGAACCAGAGAAACATAAAAATGCACCGCCTGACCAGATGGCGAAAAAGATAGCTGAAGACTATCGCGGCAAGCTGGCTTTTAACGATGAAACTAAGCAATGGATGAGATACGGAGACGACCTTAACCGTTCACTTGATGACTTGCCGTTTGGCATATGGTCACCTGAGTCTAACGAGTACATGGAGGCTATTGTCTACAAAATATTAGTAGGCAAAGAGGTCGAAGCATTTGCATTTGGTGCAGATTACGTTAGCAGTGTCCTGAAGCTGTTACGCCATGAACTTATAGAGCGGCGTTGGAACGAAGTATCACCCCGTGAATACCTGCCTTTTACCAATGGCGTGGTGGAGATTGCAACAAGGAAACTACTACCTCACACCCCTGGTTACAAACTCACCTGGAGTTTACCAAGAGAATATTCAACAGATGGCGGTAGCTGGGACAATATCAGCAACTTCCTAGAACACTTATCAAATGGCAATGCTGACATTAAAGAACTGTTGATTTGCTACTGCAACGCCGTAATCAAGGGACGGTATGACCTTCAGAAATTTATTCACCTAATTGGACTTGGTGGAACTGGTAAAGGTACTTTTACCCGATTGGTAACTGAATTGATTGGCGATCAGAACGTTTTGGTAACCAACCTCCCAGCCTGGTGCATGAACCAGTTTGAAGGAGCGAACGCATTTGGTAAGCGGCTGGTGATATTCCCAGATGAAGACCCCTACAGAGGAAGCATAGGAAGATTCCTCAGCTTAACTGGCGAAGATAAAGTTAGGGCTGAGGAAAAAGGTAAACGAGCATTCAACTTTGACTATCAAGGGATGACTCTGGTAGTTTCCAATTTTCCCGTTTTTAGCGGTGGCAGCAGCAGCCGTGCTAAACGCCGGACAATTACAGTTCCCTGCAACAAGATTGTCTCGGAGGGTCAGCGGAAACAGTTATCTAAAATCTTTGAGCCAGAATTAGCAGCATTCACCAACTACCTGCTTTCACTCGCTGACGATCATGTTACCGCTGTACTAAAGGGAGAGAAGGAAATTCCCCAGTGTACCCTTGAGTTCTGGGAAAACCAGATGAAGGGTGATTCAGTCGCCGCGTGGGTGAATGAACGGGTTGTCTATGATCCGATGGCTTTAACCCCAATTGGTAACGACAGGAATGAAGGTGTTAACGGGGCGGATGTCTACACTTTGTTTGGCTCCTATATTCGTCACTGCCTCGCTTCTGGTGATTCACCTAAGAGTTGCAAGGTCTTTAGCCCGGATCTTATAGAGCTATGCCACACAATCTTAAACTGGCCCGTCGAGAAACAGCGCACAAAAACAGGCGTGTTCATTAAAGGGCTGCGGCTTAGAGTTCCGGTCAAGGATAACGAAATTCCACACTATGACTATTGGCTCATGAGCCGGGTGTTGGATGATGTAGGGTCGGGTGTAGGATTGGGTGTAGGGTTGAAAGCCTTGCCCTGCAAAGAAGATGTAGGATATGTAGGATTTGCAGGGGGTTCGCTGGGGGAGGGAGTAAATAAAACTGAACTTGTAATTAATTCTGTGCAAAATCAACAGGCAGCAGATGGGGAGGAAAGCGATCGCGCTTCCCAGACGCTAGGCACTGACAGAGGATACAAACCAGGCGATCGGGTTTTTTCCACCCATCCACTACAAGGCGGAGAGCTTGTTGTGCAGGATTACCCTTATGAAGGGGACTTTAACTTTATACGCACTGTTGACCACTCGCTCGTTTATGTTGGTTATTTAAAAAAAGTAGTCGAGGTTTGCGAGGCAACCCAGAATTTTGGTCCTGGGGACAAAGTGAGAATCATCAACCAAAACTGCGACTGCTTTGGGCAAGAGGATGAAATTACCGCTATCTACTCAATGGCGAAAGAAGCAAAGCTAAAGGTGAACGGACGATTACCTTTTGATTTTCTGGATCTGGTACAGCGAGCACCAGCACCAGCTCTGGAAAATTCTCTAAACATCACAGAAGAGAAACCCCTGCCAACACCAATGGAATTTTCTTTCCCTGGAATATTTGGAGAAACTAAGATTTTGGTGGAATTCACTGGACGACCGAAAAAGGGCGGCGTAACCTTTAATATCAGCTTCACCTTTCCATCTGGGAAAGGGGCGACGCTCAAGAATACCTTTATCCCAACATTGGGGAAAGAAAAATCCATTGAGGCAATTAAGGCGATCGCTCTAGAGAAGATTGAAGCGTGGCAGTCCAAGGCGATGCTAAAGAAGGGCAGGCTCTACTCTGTTCGGCAGGTAGGTGACGAAGATTGTCTTGATTATATTTGGGCGTTAGATTGTGCGCTCGTGTCCGTCCCTAATCCACCATTTTCTAATCAATATATATTTAGCCACGATGGCAAGACGATTGTAGCGAGTGATTTATCCGAATTCCGGTGGCAGGCGCCTGGCGAGTCATGA